A region of Vigna radiata var. radiata cultivar VC1973A chromosome 10, Vradiata_ver6, whole genome shotgun sequence DNA encodes the following proteins:
- the LOC106774567 gene encoding uncharacterized protein LOC106774567 isoform X1, with product MVPNFIISRLVASSSFTGYKGSHVLLGSLLSCKHTASLVFFNYFTSDTSSDSKSDGKQHKGSTFTVSDLINSCGMSQTLARELSNRVNLKTSDGPNAVIDILSIYGFSKSQLAKLVVRHPSVLFTNVEDTLLPKLEFFRSIGMSNTEIPKILIANHGILKRHLENCIIPRYEILKSVVHADREVVRAIKNAPLGFVYGDLMNRLVPNIDILRECGVPQASITHLVTNSLSAAYVEHSRFVEAIKTAKEIGFSPLKMDFVVAIHVLVTMRKEVWESRFEVYERWGWNREMALRAFRKFPSFMKFSGDTFSRKMSFLVKDMGCSSEAIAEYPLVVAYSLEKRIIPRFSVIKILKSKGLLEKNVHFSSIICTTEEKFLEKFVVNFQNVLPLLPDLYRDFVPFEFYFDTDCINKLINPFTGDSTFSSLVYLSSFPLYVLF from the exons ATGGTGCccaattttatcatttcaaGATTAGTTGCATCATCATCATTCACTGGCTACAAGGGTAGTCATGTTCTATTGGGTTCTCTGCTTTCATGCAAACACACTGCTTCActtgttttcttcaattatttcaCTTCAGACACTTCCTCTGATTCTAAATCAGATGGAAAGCAACACAAAGGTTCCACCTTTACTGTGTCTGACCTCATCAACTCATGTGGGATGTCCCAAACTCTGGCTAGGGAACTCTCCAACAGGGTCAATTTGAAAACCTCAGATGGCCCAAATGCAGTCATTGATATCCTCAGCATCTATGGGTTCTCAAAATCCCAGCTTGCAAAGCTTGTGGTGAGACATCCTTCCGTGCTATTTACAAATGTAGAAGATACCCTTTTGCCTAAACTCGAATTCTTTCGTTCTATTGGGATGTCCAACACTGAAATACCTAAGATCCTGATTGCCAACCATGGTATCTTGAAGAGGCACTTGGAAAACTGCATCATCCCTCGCTATGAGATTCTAAAGAGTGTAGTTCATGCTGATCGGGAAGTTGTTAGAGCTATTAAAAATGCCCCACTTGGTTTTGTGTATGGTGACTTAATGAATAGGTTGGTTCCAAACATTGACATTTTGAGGGAATGTGGTGTGCCCCAGGCTTCCATCACTCACCTGGTGACTAATTCTCTGTCTGCAGCATATGTGGAGCATTCCAGGTTTGTGGAAGCTATCAAGACAGCTAAGGAAATTGGATTTAGTCCTTTAAAAATGGACTTTGTTGTTGCTATTCACGTGCTTGTAACTATGAGGAAAGAAGTGTGGGAGTCAAGGTTTGAGGTTTATGAAAGGTGGGGCTGGAACCGGGAAATGGCTCTTCGAGCATTTAGGAAGTTTCCCAGTTTTATGAAGTTTTCAGGGGATACATTTTCCAGAAAGATGAGTTTCCTTGTGAAGGATATGGGTTGCTCATCAGAAGCTATTGCTGAATATCCTCTAGTTGTAGCCTACAGTTTGGAGAAGAGGATTATTCCTAGATTCTCTGTAATaaaaatcttgaaatcaaaAGGTCTTCTTGAGAAAAACGTGCACTTTAGTTCCATTATTTGCACAACTGAGGAAaagttcttggagaaatttgtCGTCAATTTTCAGAATGTTTTGCCCCTCCTACCAGACCTCTACAGAG atTTTGTGCCATTTGAGTTCTATTTTGATACTGATTGTATAAATAAGCTGATAAATCCCTTTACTGGTGATTCCACTTTCAGTAGCTTGGTTTATTTATCTTCATTTCCGTTGTATGTTCTATTTTAA
- the LOC106774567 gene encoding uncharacterized protein LOC106774567 isoform X2: protein MVPNFIISRLVASSSFTGYKGSHVLLGSLLSCKHTASLVFFNYFTSDTSSDSKSDGKQHKGSTFTVSDLINSCGMSQTLARELSNRVNLKTSDGPNAVIDILSIYGFSKSQLAKLVVRHPSVLFTNVEDTLLPKLEFFRSIGMSNTEIPKILIANHGILKRHLENCIIPRYEILKSVVHADREVVRAIKNAPLGFVYGDLMNRLVPNIDILRECGVPQASITHLVTNSLSAAYVEHSRFVEAIKTAKEIGFSPLKMDFVVAIHVLVTMRKEVWESRFEVYERWGWNREMALRAFRKFPSFMKFSGDTFSRKMSFLVKDMGCSSEAIAEYPLVVAYSLEKRIIPRFSVIKILKSKGLLEKNVHFSSIICTTEEKFLEKFVVNFQNVLPLLPDLYRGLEFETLDWHRM from the coding sequence ATGGTGCccaattttatcatttcaaGATTAGTTGCATCATCATCATTCACTGGCTACAAGGGTAGTCATGTTCTATTGGGTTCTCTGCTTTCATGCAAACACACTGCTTCActtgttttcttcaattatttcaCTTCAGACACTTCCTCTGATTCTAAATCAGATGGAAAGCAACACAAAGGTTCCACCTTTACTGTGTCTGACCTCATCAACTCATGTGGGATGTCCCAAACTCTGGCTAGGGAACTCTCCAACAGGGTCAATTTGAAAACCTCAGATGGCCCAAATGCAGTCATTGATATCCTCAGCATCTATGGGTTCTCAAAATCCCAGCTTGCAAAGCTTGTGGTGAGACATCCTTCCGTGCTATTTACAAATGTAGAAGATACCCTTTTGCCTAAACTCGAATTCTTTCGTTCTATTGGGATGTCCAACACTGAAATACCTAAGATCCTGATTGCCAACCATGGTATCTTGAAGAGGCACTTGGAAAACTGCATCATCCCTCGCTATGAGATTCTAAAGAGTGTAGTTCATGCTGATCGGGAAGTTGTTAGAGCTATTAAAAATGCCCCACTTGGTTTTGTGTATGGTGACTTAATGAATAGGTTGGTTCCAAACATTGACATTTTGAGGGAATGTGGTGTGCCCCAGGCTTCCATCACTCACCTGGTGACTAATTCTCTGTCTGCAGCATATGTGGAGCATTCCAGGTTTGTGGAAGCTATCAAGACAGCTAAGGAAATTGGATTTAGTCCTTTAAAAATGGACTTTGTTGTTGCTATTCACGTGCTTGTAACTATGAGGAAAGAAGTGTGGGAGTCAAGGTTTGAGGTTTATGAAAGGTGGGGCTGGAACCGGGAAATGGCTCTTCGAGCATTTAGGAAGTTTCCCAGTTTTATGAAGTTTTCAGGGGATACATTTTCCAGAAAGATGAGTTTCCTTGTGAAGGATATGGGTTGCTCATCAGAAGCTATTGCTGAATATCCTCTAGTTGTAGCCTACAGTTTGGAGAAGAGGATTATTCCTAGATTCTCTGTAATaaaaatcttgaaatcaaaAGGTCTTCTTGAGAAAAACGTGCACTTTAGTTCCATTATTTGCACAACTGAGGAAaagttcttggagaaatttgtCGTCAATTTTCAGAATGTTTTGCCCCTCCTACCAGACCTCTACAGAG